In Prunus dulcis chromosome 1, ALMONDv2, whole genome shotgun sequence, the following are encoded in one genomic region:
- the LOC117616152 gene encoding sugar transport protein 13-like, translated as MEKQGSLDSASTAEDRVEAKITPIVIFSCILASTGGLMFGYEVAISGGVTAMPGFLKKFYPDVYASTQKLNTNSNYCKYNNQSLQLFTSLLYLAALVATFFASYTTKRLGRKKTMLIAGVFFIVGTVLNAAFHDLALVIIGRILLGCGIGFGNQVVPLFLSEIAPTRIRGGLNILFQLNATIGILLATLVNYGASKIKGGWGWRLSLGLAGVPALMLTLGSLIVVDTPNSLIQRGKLDEGRSVLKKIRGTENIETEFAEIVEASRVAEGIKHPFRNLLKRKNRPPLVIAIAMQVFQQFTGINAIFFYAPILFASMGFGNNASLYAAVITGAVNVLATIVSVFLVDKVGRRMLLLEAGIQMFLSQIVVAIVLALKVKDHSNNLSYGLSILVVVMVCTFVSAFAWSWGPIGWLIPSETFPLEARSAGQSVTVCVNMLCCFVIGQVFLLMLCSLKYAIFLFFSAWVLFMSLFVLFLIPETKNVPIEEMTERVWKKHWFWKRYMDDHYEGDGVK; from the exons ATGGAGAAGCAGGGCTCCTTGGACTCAGCCAGTACTGCAGAAGATCGTGTTGAAGCCAAGATCACACCAATTGTCATCTTTTCATGTATACTGGCTTCTACTGGAGGCCTCATGTTTGGTTATGAGGTTGCCATTTCTG GAGGTGTGACAGCCATGCCCGGTTTCTTGAAAAAGTTCTACCCTGATGTCTACGCTAGCACTCAGAAACTGAATACCAATAGCAATTATTGCAAATACAACAATCAAAGCTTGCAATTGTTCACATCTTTGCTGTATCTTGCTGCTCTGGTGGCAACCTTCTTCGCATCATACACTACCAAAAGGCTAGGTCGAAAGAAAACCATGTTAATTGCTGGGGTTTTCTTTATAGTTGGTACAGTCCTAAACGCTGCGTTTCATGACCTTGCATTGGTCATCATTGGGAGGATCTTGCTTGGCTGTGGAATTGGTTTCGGCAATCAG GTTGTCCCACTTTTCCTTTCGGAGATAGCCCCAACAAGAATACGCGGAGGACTCAACATACTTTTCCAGCTTAATGCAACCATTGGAATTCTTTTGGCAACCCTTGTCAATTATGGTGCTTCTAA AATTAAAGGGGGATGGGGTTGGAGGCTATCACTGGGTCTGGCAGGTGTTCCTGCACTTATGCTAACCTTGGGGTCCCTCATTGTGGTAGACACTCCTAACAGTTTGATACAACGCGGTAAGTTGGATGAAGGAAGATCAGTGCTTAAAAAGATCAGGGGAACAGAAAATATTGAAACAGAGTTTGCGGAGATAGTGGAGGCAAGTCGTGTAGCAGAAGGGATAAAGCACCCCTTTAGGAATCTCCTTAAGCGTAAAAATCGCCCCCCACTGGTCATTGCAATAGCAATGCAG GTCTTCCAGCAATTTACAGGCATCAatgcaatttttttctatGCTCCCATTTTGTTCGCAAGCATGGGTTTTGGCAACAATGCCTCCCTTTACGCCGCGGTTATAACAGGAGCTGTCAATGTGCTTGCCACAATTGTATCTGTCTTCTTGGTTGACAAAGTTGGGCGTCGAATGCTCTTATTGGAAGCTGGCATCCAAATGTTCCTTTCTCAAATAGTCGTTGCAATTGTGCTAGCCTTGAAGGTAAAGGACCACTCTAATAATTTATCTTATGGTTTGTCAATTCTGGTGGTGGTCATGGTGTGTACTTTCGTCTCCGCCTTCGCATGGTCTTGGGGACCCATCGGTTGGTTGATCCCTAGTGAGACATTTCCATTGGAGGCTCGGTCAGCGGGGCAAAGTGTGACAGTTTGTGTCAACATGCTCTGCTGTTTTGTTATAGGACAAGTCTTCCTCTTAATGCTTTGCAGCTTGAAGTATGCcatcttcttgttcttctctgCTTGGGTCTTGTTCATGTCACTCTTTGTGCTATTTCTAATTCCCGAGACCAAAAATGTGCCTATTGAAGAAATGACAGAGAGAGTGTGGAAGAAACATTGGTTTTGGAAGAGATATATGGATGACCACTATGAGGGTGATGGAGTTAAATAA